The Erigeron canadensis isolate Cc75 chromosome 1, C_canadensis_v1, whole genome shotgun sequence genome segment aaagaacagaaaaaaaaaacctatcaTCGCCGCCGCCGCCTCCGGTCATCAGCTCCGGCAAAGAAACAGACACACtttatcatatattattttattagattagATAAATGCGAATGGCGAAATCACAGTTAATCCCAACTGGGTTATCTTCATCTTTACATATTCTGACTAAATTTCACAGCTTTTTCACTTCAACAAGAACAAATTATGTTAGATTATTGTGTAGTTGCTCTTATAATTATAACCAACAAACACTTGAACTCGATAAGTATAAAGAAACATTCTCCAAACGTATGGCCATGGCTGGTCTCCAACAACATCATCGCATTGGTTAGTTTTTtgctttcttttccttttgtttttttttttggaatttgatattttattataGATACATTCATTCATTATATACTTATAAGGTTGGCTTATTAGTGGTAAGTTCCCCTGAACGTTTAGAAGAGACCTTTCTTTATGTAGCCTGAACAGGAATCCCTCTCTGTTTATCCGTTTACTTGTTTAGTAGAATGTCAGCATATGTATAAATTATAATGGTTACTGGTGGGTGTTTGGATTAGGTTATTTTCTGGAATTATCGGGTTATTGGAATTTCAGAAACTTGTATATTTCCAGCTTATGAGCTTGAGCTTGTTGATTCGTTAAGCCCACAATTTCAAGTTGATAAGCTAATAAACTTTGAAAACTGAGCTTATCCATTTTTTGAAACTTCAATACGCTTATAAGCCCAAAAAGGAGTTAATCCAAAACCCCCCTGATCAATATGTATGTTTTGATTCTTTTACTGTGGGAGTAGCTATTCGAGttttagaaaatttgtaagAAGCTGTCACTAATAAAGATTTGGTCTTTATGCTTGCTATTGGGTTGTAGCTTTGTAGGTGACGCATGAGTGGGTACAGATACTTATAATCTTAGTGGGTTATTCagcaaaaataaaattgatctCATGTCTCGGATAATTGGGCAGCAACCTAACATTAGAAAGATTTGATATTTGGGTAGAAAGATTTAACCTTGGGCAAAAAAAATATCAGTTTTGTGTAGAAATATTTTCCCCATGTGTAGAAAGATTTTACCTCTGGGTAAAAAGAGTTGATCTtcgtcaaaaatatataatctttgTGTATGATATGCCCCCCTGTTTCTTTTATGAAGATTTATCATTGTTTCTAAATTCTGTTTTGTTTCAGCTGTGGGAGTCTCTGGTGGTCCTGACAGTATGGCATTGTGTTTACTAGCTGCTGATTGGAAAACTAATGGACTAAATGCTACTTCTCGTGGGAAAAATGATGTTGTTGATGGGTTATTGGCAATAATCGTGGATCATGGATTACGTGCAGAGAGTAAGGACGAGGCAGAAATGGTTCAGTGTCGGGTGCTGGATATGGGTACTAAGTTTTGTCCAATGCATGGTTTAAGTTGTTTTACATATCAGAATGTTAGTATTTGTTTAACTGGGACAAGAGATGGTTAATGTAGGATCTTTGTAGGAATCAGATGTGAGATTGCCCATTGTAAATGGACAGATGGTAGGCCAAAATTGGGTCATTTGCAAGAAGCAGCTAGAGATATGAGGTATCGAGAGTTTTATGTGTCTGTGTGAAAGGGTGTGACATCACTTTTAGCAATATCGCTTTAGTTCAGACTATTGACTATGGCTTTGTGATAGTTCAGCTGTGTCATTTGCAGGTATGAAAGATTACAGGATATTTGTAGTCAGCACCAGATAGGCGTGTTACTTATAGCACATCATGCTGATGATCAGGTTCAGTTCATGactatatttaaaactttaaatagtTACTCATGTTTTCTAAAATACGCAGCTAGCGTTGATTATTAAAGACTGCTTAAGATTTCACTTAGATAGATAGTTCGTGATGATATAACATAGATATAATGCAGGCAGAGTTATTCATCCTTAGACTATCTCGTAATAGTGGCGTTCTTGGACTTGCTGGAATGGCATTGACCACACAATTATTTGCTGCAAATACAAGTTTTAATGGAACATCGAATAGCATTTTAATAGTTCGGCCACTTTTGGATTTCTCAAAACAAGATTTGTACAAGGTCCGTCATTGTTCTTACTTTCATgtctttttttcattaaaacACTCAAAACAGTCGGTCAAATGATCAAAATGTTGTTACCCCGAATCCTTTTAAAAACTTCATCTCTCTTTGCCAGATATGTGAAGGTGCCAAACAGGAGTGGGTGGAGGATCCCACAAATCACAAGACCATATTTGCACGGAATAGGATCCGATTGTCCTTACAAAACCTGTCATCATGTGAGTTGCATTGCTATAGTGATTCAGGAAGTTGTAATATCAATGATGCAAGGTtcttttatatgtattattggAGGGCAGTAGGGTACCTTTAACACTTGACAAATTTGCACTTGTTTTTACAGCTATATTTAAATCTGAGTTGCAAGCAATCATATTGGCATGTCGGAGAACTCGTTTCTATGTTGACCAAGTTAGCCAAACTTTGATAAGTCAAGCAGTGACTGTTATGCCTGTAAGTACTTCTTAATTTCTGTGGTATCTCATTCAACctcacaaaatataaaaaagaggaAGTAAAAGGATATGCCGTAAATATAGTGGAGAAGGTCTTAGGTTTGACTTTCTTTCTGCTTTTCTCATTCTTCAATCAAGTAAAACTTTTTGCTCGTTGAGTGCAGCAAGGATATGCCATTATTGATTTACTAGTTTTAAATCCTTCAGAAGTCTCGGATATTTGTCTCTCCAAGTTCGTGACACTCCTATTGCAGGTAAAACAATCAATATTGTATAAAAAGTTTACAAGTTAATTTTCAAGATATTCTAATTTTGCctgaatttatttatatactagtTTATATCCCAAAGGCAAAGACCAGTCCGAGGCAGAGCACAGAAGTTGCTATTGAACTACTTCCGGGCATTCCCATGCAAGGTCTTACTTTTATCAACTTCAATTCTAGAGTTGGTTAACAGGTTCTAGTTCAAACAATCATTTTTAGTATAGGTAGAAACATGCCAAGTTGGACTGGGTTGCCCAAACCAAATTTTTGTCCATTTATGATTATTAAATGTGGTAACTATGACtatgaaaaatattaataaggTTTCAAATATTCTAATTAAAAACAATTTAGGAGGTTGTTTGCATCAGGGATAAACTTTGGGTGACTTCAAACCATATTCTGTCATTCCCTTTGGCTTACATGCTTTTTGTTTGACCGTTGAGATATAACACAACCCAAATAGACCCATTCGA includes the following:
- the LOC122578902 gene encoding tRNA(Ile)-lysidine synthase-like; the protein is MRMAKSQLIPTGLSSSLHILTKFHSFFTSTRTNYVRLLCSCSYNYNQQTLELDKYKETFSKRMAMAGLQQHHRIAVGVSGGPDSMALCLLAADWKTNGLNATSRGKNDVVDGLLAIIVDHGLRAESKDEAEMVQCRVLDMGIRCEIAHCKWTDGRPKLGHLQEAARDMRYERLQDICSQHQIGVLLIAHHADDQAELFILRLSRNSGVLGLAGMALTTQLFAANTSFNGTSNSILIVRPLLDFSKQDLYKICEGAKQEWVEDPTNHKTIFARNRIRLSLQNLSSSIFKSELQAIILACRRTRFYVDQVSQTLISQAVTVMPQGYAIIDLLVLNPSEVSDICLSKFVTLLLQFISQRQRPVRGRAQKLLLNYFRAFPCKSSFTAAGCYLCAAPGSKGTKVLICCSVNSALPMKMQSFYVGSSNEPKVNISSELEQVIETGRSYSNKKVLNALEVPFLNTTSVDSILTEAKRLKILSEPTCQAICSLHETELEKFKLKPEALPDHESPKVVESVEAKDLRHGQIGHFMDRFSVSWELIYRRCDSCCGLDQDSVTEVRHMVDADWLYLSKLNKSEHMEGIQLERVNAVRESAHQALLLLKSIPVAARRSLPVLVNPKGQILSIPSVCFSICQCLKASAEFIPRVPLGGGYSSFL